From one Nocardioides yefusunii genomic stretch:
- the lepA gene encoding translation elongation factor 4, whose translation MSLNSAPKPGSTPPSIIRNFCIIAHIDHGKSTLADRMLQLTGVVDARAARAQYLDRMDIERERGITIKSQAVRMPWTITDEAAAAHDTEAGTYVLNMIDTPGHVDFTYEVSRSLEACEAAILLVDAAQGIEAQTLANLYLAMSADLHIIPVLNKIDLPSANPEKYAAELAGLVGCEPEDVLRVSAKSGVGVEELLNEIVKQIPAPVGDADAPARALIFDSVYDTYRGVITYVRVVDGELTHRDRIKMMSSNATHELLELGVISPEQVKSDKIGVGEVGYLITGVKDVRQSRVGDTITTQNGAATESLGGYKHPNPMVYAGLYPIDGDQFGDLREALEKLQLNDAALTYEPETSGALGFGFRCGFLGLLHMEITRDRLEREFNLDLISTAPNVVYEVVMEDTSRVEVTNPSEFPEGKIHEILEPVVRATILSPSDYIGTIMELCQTKRGNLLGMDYLSEDRVEMRYTLPMGEIVFDFFDQLKSRTKGYASLDYERKGEQAADLVKVDILLQGEPVDAFSAIVHRDSAYGYGVQMVAKLKELIPRQQFEVPIQAAIGARVIARENIRAIRKDVLAKCYGGDISRKRKLLEKQKEGKKRMKMVGRVEVPQEAFVAALATGGGGATAGAETKK comes from the coding sequence ATGAGCCTCAACTCCGCGCCGAAGCCCGGCTCGACCCCGCCGTCGATCATTCGCAACTTCTGCATCATTGCGCACATCGACCACGGCAAGTCGACGCTGGCCGACCGCATGCTGCAGCTCACCGGCGTCGTCGACGCCCGTGCTGCCCGCGCGCAGTACCTCGACCGCATGGACATCGAGCGCGAGCGTGGCATCACGATCAAGTCGCAGGCCGTCCGCATGCCGTGGACGATCACCGACGAGGCCGCCGCCGCGCACGACACCGAGGCCGGCACCTATGTCCTCAACATGATCGACACCCCCGGTCACGTCGACTTCACCTACGAGGTCTCGCGTTCCCTCGAGGCGTGCGAGGCCGCGATCCTGCTGGTCGACGCCGCCCAGGGCATCGAGGCCCAGACGCTGGCCAACCTCTACCTGGCGATGAGCGCTGACCTGCACATCATCCCGGTCCTCAACAAGATCGACCTCCCGAGCGCCAACCCCGAGAAGTACGCCGCCGAGCTGGCCGGCCTCGTGGGCTGTGAGCCGGAGGACGTCCTGCGTGTCTCCGCCAAGAGCGGCGTCGGCGTCGAGGAGCTCCTCAACGAGATCGTCAAGCAGATCCCGGCCCCGGTCGGTGACGCGGACGCTCCCGCCCGTGCCCTGATCTTCGACTCCGTCTACGACACCTACCGCGGCGTGATCACCTACGTCCGTGTCGTCGACGGTGAGCTCACCCACCGCGACCGCATCAAGATGATGTCGTCCAACGCCACCCACGAGCTCCTCGAGCTCGGCGTGATCAGCCCCGAGCAGGTCAAGTCCGACAAGATCGGCGTCGGAGAGGTCGGCTACCTGATCACCGGGGTGAAGGACGTCCGTCAGTCCCGCGTCGGTGACACCATCACCACCCAGAACGGTGCTGCCACCGAGTCCCTGGGCGGCTACAAGCACCCCAACCCGATGGTCTACGCCGGTCTCTACCCGATCGACGGCGACCAGTTTGGTGACCTGCGCGAGGCGCTGGAGAAGCTCCAGCTCAACGACGCCGCCCTCACCTACGAGCCGGAGACCTCCGGCGCACTCGGCTTCGGTTTCCGTTGCGGCTTCCTCGGCCTGCTGCACATGGAGATCACCCGCGACCGCCTGGAGCGTGAGTTCAACCTCGACCTCATCTCGACCGCACCCAACGTGGTCTACGAGGTCGTCATGGAGGACACCTCCCGCGTCGAGGTGACCAACCCGAGCGAGTTCCCCGAGGGCAAGATCCACGAGATCCTCGAGCCGGTCGTGCGAGCGACGATCCTGTCGCCGTCCGACTACATCGGCACGATCATGGAGCTGTGCCAGACCAAGCGCGGCAACCTGCTCGGCATGGACTACCTCTCCGAGGACCGCGTCGAGATGCGTTACACCCTGCCCATGGGTGAGATCGTCTTCGACTTCTTCGACCAGCTGAAGTCGCGCACCAAGGGCTACGCCTCCCTCGACTACGAGCGCAAGGGCGAGCAGGCGGCCGACCTGGTCAAGGTCGACATCCTGCTCCAGGGCGAGCCGGTCGACGCGTTCAGCGCGATCGTGCACCGCGACTCCGCCTACGGCTACGGCGTCCAGATGGTCGCCAAGCTCAAGGAGCTCATCCCGCGCCAGCAGTTCGAGGTGCCGATCCAGGCGGCCATCGGTGCCCGCGTGATCGCCCGCGAGAACATCCGCGCGATCCGCAAGGACGTCCTCGCCAAGTGCTACGGCGGCGACATCAGCCGTAAGCGCAAGCTGCTCGAGAAGCAGAAGGAGGGCAAGAAGCGCATGAAGATGGTCGGACGCGTGGAGGTCCCCCAAGAGGCCTTCGTGGCTGCTCTGGCCACCGGTGGTGGCGGCGCGACCGCTGGAGCCGAGACCAAGAAGTGA
- a CDS encoding AMP-dependent synthetase/ligase: protein MQQPITFDTSFLETMHPNVAVQFWDRVAKTPQREAFRYVTKAETWESVTWAQSGDSVAKIAGGLLALGLQPEMRVGLASSTRYEWILADMAVMAAAGATTTVYPTTHEEDTAYILADSECRVVFAEDDEQVKKLVNRKAELPYVAKVVTFEGTADGDWIITLDELVALGQAYLDANPGVLERIASEIAPDQLATLVYTSGTTGRPKGVRLVHRSWVYEGSAIASLGILSEDDLQFLWLPMAHVFGKVLLSTQMACGFATAIDGRVDKIVDNLAVVQPTFMGAAPRIFEKAYSRIITMQEAEGGLKEKIFTKAFAVGREVEALKEAGKPIPGGLGFQHKLFDKLVYSKIRARFGGRVRFFISGAAALNSDIAQFFNVAGIQILEGYGLTEVSAGAFVNHPDHNKFGTVGFPFPGTEVKLGPGDEVLVRGPGVMEGYHNLPEATAKELDAEGWFHTGDKGSLDELGRLSITGRIKELFKTSGGKYVAPPAIEAKFKAVCPYASQFMVFGAERNYCVALVTLDPDAIAGWAQENGHAGKSYTELVNLPEVQRLIDGHVQETNAALNRWETVKKWRMLDHDLTIESGELTPSMKVKRNVVENNYSDIIEAMYAEN from the coding sequence ATGCAGCAGCCGATCACGTTCGACACCAGTTTCCTGGAGACGATGCACCCGAACGTCGCGGTGCAGTTCTGGGACCGCGTGGCCAAGACACCGCAACGAGAGGCGTTCCGGTACGTCACCAAGGCGGAGACCTGGGAGTCGGTCACCTGGGCCCAGTCCGGAGACTCGGTCGCCAAGATCGCCGGTGGTCTGCTCGCTCTGGGCCTCCAGCCCGAGATGCGTGTCGGTCTGGCCTCCAGCACCCGCTACGAGTGGATCCTCGCCGACATGGCCGTGATGGCCGCGGCGGGCGCCACCACCACCGTCTACCCGACCACCCACGAGGAGGACACGGCCTACATCCTGGCCGACTCCGAGTGTCGGGTCGTTTTCGCCGAGGACGACGAGCAGGTCAAGAAGCTCGTCAACCGCAAGGCCGAACTGCCCTACGTCGCCAAGGTCGTCACCTTCGAGGGGACCGCCGACGGCGACTGGATCATCACCCTGGACGAGCTCGTTGCTCTCGGACAGGCCTACCTCGATGCCAACCCCGGCGTCCTGGAGCGCATCGCCTCGGAGATCGCTCCCGACCAGCTCGCGACTCTCGTCTACACCTCCGGCACGACCGGGCGTCCCAAGGGCGTGCGCCTCGTGCACCGCTCCTGGGTCTACGAGGGTTCCGCGATCGCGTCGCTCGGCATCCTCAGCGAGGACGACCTGCAGTTCCTGTGGTTGCCGATGGCCCACGTCTTCGGCAAGGTCCTGCTCTCCACCCAGATGGCCTGCGGCTTCGCCACCGCGATCGACGGCCGCGTCGACAAGATCGTCGACAACCTCGCCGTCGTCCAGCCGACCTTCATGGGGGCGGCCCCCCGCATCTTCGAGAAGGCCTACAGCCGGATCATCACGATGCAGGAGGCGGAGGGTGGCCTCAAGGAGAAGATCTTCACCAAGGCCTTCGCCGTCGGCCGCGAGGTGGAGGCACTCAAGGAGGCCGGCAAGCCGATCCCCGGTGGCCTGGGCTTCCAGCACAAGCTCTTCGACAAGCTCGTCTACTCCAAGATCCGGGCCCGTTTCGGTGGCCGGGTGCGGTTCTTCATCTCCGGTGCCGCCGCGCTCAACAGCGACATCGCCCAGTTCTTCAACGTCGCAGGCATCCAGATCCTCGAGGGCTACGGCCTCACCGAGGTCTCCGCGGGTGCGTTCGTGAACCACCCCGACCACAACAAGTTCGGCACCGTCGGGTTCCCGTTCCCCGGCACCGAGGTCAAGCTCGGTCCCGGGGACGAGGTGCTCGTGCGTGGTCCCGGCGTCATGGAGGGGTACCACAACCTCCCCGAGGCCACGGCGAAGGAACTCGACGCCGAAGGCTGGTTCCACACCGGAGACAAGGGCTCGCTCGACGAGCTGGGCCGTCTCTCCATCACCGGTCGCATCAAGGAGCTCTTCAAGACCTCAGGCGGCAAGTACGTCGCCCCGCCGGCGATCGAGGCGAAGTTCAAGGCCGTGTGTCCCTACGCCAGCCAGTTCATGGTCTTCGGTGCGGAGCGCAACTACTGCGTCGCACTGGTCACCCTCGACCCGGACGCCATCGCGGGCTGGGCCCAGGAGAACGGTCACGCCGGCAAGTCCTACACCGAGCTCGTCAACCTCCCGGAGGTCCAGCGACTCATCGACGGTCACGTCCAGGAGACCAACGCGGCGCTCAACCGCTGGGAGACCGTGAAGAAGTGGCGCATGCTCGACCACGACCTGACGATCGAGTCCGGTGAACTCACCCCCTCGATGAAGGTCAAGCGCAACGTCGTCGAGAACAACTACTCCGACATCATCGAAGCGATGTACGCCGAGAACTGA
- the hemW gene encoding radical SAM family heme chaperone HemW: MPSALPDGEPVPTDGSLPAHALDGADTRPLGVYLHVPFCTVRCGYCDFNTYTAPELGDVTGASIATYADAAVAEVDLARRVLAADTRQVETIFFGGGTPTLLPAADLVKMLHAVRDRFGLADGVEVTTEANPDSVTPASLAALREGGFTRLSFGMQSAVPHVLATLDRTHNPDRVPQAVAWAREAGFDQVSLDLIYGTPGESHDDWKKSLDVALESEPDHVSAYALIVENGTALARRIRRGEIQMPDDDDLADKYLIAEERLTAAGLNWYEVSNWSRDEASECRHNVLYWTGADWWGVGPGAHSHVGGTRFWNVKHPAAYGKRLAEGVTPAAGREVLETGDQYVERVLLEVRLARGIALSDLDAYGRSRVAQLTADGLVQVAGDEGAQRMVLTLRGRLLADAVVRDLLED, from the coding sequence GTGCCTTCAGCCCTGCCCGACGGCGAGCCCGTCCCCACCGACGGATCGCTGCCCGCCCACGCCCTCGACGGTGCTGACACCCGACCCCTGGGCGTCTACCTGCACGTCCCGTTCTGCACGGTGCGCTGTGGGTACTGCGACTTCAACACCTACACCGCCCCCGAGCTCGGTGACGTCACCGGGGCTTCGATCGCGACCTACGCCGACGCCGCTGTGGCTGAGGTCGACCTGGCCCGCCGGGTTCTGGCCGCCGACACCCGCCAGGTGGAGACCATCTTCTTCGGTGGTGGAACGCCGACGCTGCTGCCGGCCGCCGACCTGGTGAAGATGCTGCACGCCGTGCGTGACCGCTTCGGTCTGGCCGACGGCGTCGAGGTGACCACCGAGGCTAACCCTGACTCCGTGACCCCGGCGTCGTTGGCCGCGCTGCGCGAGGGCGGCTTCACCCGCCTCTCCTTCGGCATGCAGTCCGCCGTCCCGCACGTGCTGGCCACCCTGGATCGCACCCACAACCCTGACCGCGTCCCCCAGGCGGTGGCCTGGGCGCGTGAGGCCGGTTTCGACCAGGTCAGCCTCGACCTGATCTACGGCACCCCCGGCGAGAGCCACGACGACTGGAAGAAGTCGCTCGACGTCGCTCTGGAGAGCGAGCCCGACCACGTCTCGGCCTACGCCCTGATCGTGGAGAACGGCACCGCCCTGGCACGCCGGATCCGCCGCGGCGAGATCCAGATGCCCGACGACGACGACCTCGCCGACAAGTACCTGATCGCCGAGGAACGGCTCACGGCCGCCGGTCTGAACTGGTACGAGGTCTCGAACTGGTCCCGTGACGAAGCGTCCGAGTGCCGTCACAACGTCCTGTACTGGACGGGTGCGGACTGGTGGGGCGTCGGGCCGGGGGCGCACTCCCACGTCGGCGGCACCCGGTTCTGGAACGTCAAGCATCCCGCCGCCTACGGCAAGCGTCTCGCCGAGGGAGTCACCCCGGCCGCCGGCCGCGAGGTCCTGGAGACGGGCGACCAGTACGTCGAGCGGGTCCTGCTCGAAGTCCGACTGGCCCGCGGCATCGCGCTGTCCGACCTCGACGCCTACGGCCGGTCGCGGGTCGCCCAGCTCACCGCCGACGGACTCGTCCAGGTGGCCGGCGACGAGGGCGCCCAGCGCATGGTGCTCACCCTGCGCGGACGCCTGCTCGCCGACGCCGTGGTCCGCGACCTGCTCGAGGACTGA
- a CDS encoding DUF3097 domain-containing protein: MSSPTSRYGNDVLAGDWRAPKNGRATERPAELGLVIEEVTSDWCGEIVGIDRDLRTITLEDRRMKRKVFPMGPGFMLEGKPVILTPPVQVKAPEKATRTASGSIAVHDAKARVARQSRIYVEGRHDAELIEKVWGDDLRIEGVVVEYLGGVDDLADHLRDFKPGPGRRVGVLVDHLVKGSKESRIAHNIMRSDVGKDVLIVGHPFIDIWQAVKPQRLGFAEWPKVPRTIDWKKGTCQQLGWPHRDQADIARAWKHILGGVRGFQDLDPALLGRVEELIDFVTAPGS; the protein is encoded by the coding sequence GTGTCTTCCCCCACCTCCCGCTACGGAAATGACGTGCTCGCCGGCGACTGGCGTGCCCCCAAGAACGGACGCGCCACCGAACGTCCCGCCGAACTCGGCCTGGTGATCGAGGAGGTCACCAGCGACTGGTGCGGCGAGATCGTCGGCATCGACCGCGACCTGCGCACCATCACGCTGGAGGACCGCCGCATGAAGCGGAAGGTCTTCCCGATGGGCCCCGGCTTCATGCTGGAGGGCAAGCCGGTGATCCTCACTCCCCCGGTGCAGGTCAAGGCACCCGAGAAGGCGACCCGGACCGCGTCGGGTTCGATCGCCGTGCACGACGCCAAGGCGCGCGTGGCGCGACAGTCCCGGATCTACGTCGAGGGTCGCCACGACGCCGAGCTGATCGAGAAGGTCTGGGGCGACGACCTCCGGATCGAGGGTGTCGTCGTGGAGTACCTCGGTGGTGTCGACGACCTCGCCGACCACCTACGTGACTTCAAGCCGGGCCCCGGACGACGCGTGGGTGTCCTGGTGGACCACCTGGTCAAGGGCTCCAAGGAGTCCCGGATCGCACACAACATCATGCGTTCCGACGTCGGCAAGGACGTCCTGATCGTGGGCCACCCGTTCATCGACATCTGGCAGGCCGTGAAGCCGCAGCGTCTTGGGTTCGCCGAGTGGCCGAAGGTGCCGCGCACCATCGACTGGAAGAAGGGCACCTGCCAGCAGCTGGGCTGGCCGCACCGTGACCAGGCCGACATCGCCCGGGCCTGGAAGCACATCCTGGGTGGCGTGCGTGGCTTCCAGGACCTCGACCCGGCCCTGCTGGGACGGGTCGAGGAACTGATCGACTTCGTGACTGCACCGGGTTCCTGA